A genomic region of Criblamydia sequanensis CRIB-18 contains the following coding sequences:
- a CDS encoding PTS sugar transporter subunit IIA produces MKKIFHYLQPELVVFLEAPSRDEVLKELVDLAYRNGKLQDKEAFYEAIIEREKIVSTGIGMGVAIPHAKLPSYDDFFIAVACLKTGVDWNALDGTLVRLIFMIGGPDDKQTEYLQLLSGLTMAIKDEERRKKVLNSGSPQEIIELFKGF; encoded by the coding sequence ATGAAAAAAATTTTCCATTACCTGCAACCTGAGCTTGTTGTTTTTTTAGAAGCGCCCTCTAGAGATGAAGTCTTAAAAGAGCTTGTCGATCTTGCTTATCGAAATGGCAAGCTGCAAGATAAAGAAGCTTTTTATGAAGCCATTATAGAAAGGGAAAAAATCGTTTCAACCGGAATCGGTATGGGTGTTGCCATACCGCATGCAAAGCTGCCTTCTTACGATGATTTTTTTATTGCGGTCGCATGTTTAAAAACCGGGGTGGATTGGAATGCGCTTGATGGCACTTTAGTTAGGCTAATTTTTATGATTGGCGGCCCCGATGATAAACAAACAGAGTATTTGCAACTTCTTTCCGGGCTTACAATGGCGATAAAAGATGAGGAAAGACGTAAAAAAGTCTTGAACTCTGGCTCGCCTCAAGAGATAATCGAACTTTTTAAAGGATTTTAA